One Baekduia alba genomic window, CGCGGTGGCCGAGGCTGCCCTCGCGGCAGGAAGCTAGGTCGCCGGCGCTGCTGCTCCGGCGGACGGAAGTCACTGCGAACCCCCTCGACACCGGCTTACACTCACGCATCCAAATGTCACCACTTACTGTTCACTTCAACGGCTCGGTCCAACGGCCCGACGCCGGTGACGAACCCGCGGACCGCCGCGCCCATGGCGGGTAGGCGCATCGTGGGCGCGGACACCAGGCCGCTCTGGCGGCTGGGCACGATCGAGGAGCACGGCGAGCCGGTCACCGTGATCGAGCTCGACGGGCGGCTGCTGCGTCTCGAGGCGCTCGACGGCGCCTGGCCGGACGGCCCGCGTGACGTGCTCGGGGCCCTCAGGCGCTGGGACGAGTGGGAGCCTGCGCTGTCGGCCGCCGTCTCGGCGTCTCCCGCCGCCGCCGGCTCGCTCGCGCTCGATGCGGTGACATGGCTGCCCCCGGTCCTCACGCCGTCCAAGCTCATCTGCGTAGGAGCGAACTATCGCGACCACCTCGAGGAGATGGACGCGAAGCTGACCAACACGGTGCCCTACGCCTTCCTCAAGCCCCCGAGCACCATGCTCGGCGGCGGCGGCGAGCTCCACGTTCCCGCCGGCGCCACGTGGATCGACTGGGAGGCCGAGCTGATGATCGTCATCGGCCGCAGGATGCGCTTCGCGCGTGGGCCCGAGGCCCTCGCCGGCGTCGCCGGCTACATGATGTTCAACGACGTCTCGAACCGCGACTACATGGACAGCTGGCAGCCGGTCATCGGGATGGACTGGCTCCTGCACAAGGGCTGGGACGGGTTCGGCCCGGCCGGTCCGCTGATCACCCCGTCACGGTTCGTCGGCGATCCCCAGCAGCTGGGGATCGAGCTGACCGTCAACGGGCAGGTCAAGCAGTCCTCGAGCACGTCGCGGATGATCTTCAGCGTTCAGGCGATCCTCGAGCACCTGACCTCGGTGCTCACGCTGGAGCCGGGCGACCTGATCTCCACCGGGTCGCCCGCCGGCGTGGGCTACGGCCGGACACCACGCGAGCGTCTCGTGCCGGGAGACGAGGTCGTCGTCTCGATCGAGGGGCTCGGCCCGTCCCTCGTCACTCATGTCGTTGAATCGGAGGACTCTGAGTAATGGCACACCTGGGCATCGACCGCCTTCACTACATCGCGATGCGGACGCCCGACCCCGAGGCGGCCGCGCACTTCGCCGAGGAGCACATGGGGCTCACGCTCGTCCAGCGCGACGGGGCGGGCCGCCACTACCTGGCCGCCCACGGCCTCGACCGGTACTCGCTGGTCTACACGCCCGGCGAGTCCGGGATCGACCACGTCTCGTACCTCGTCCGGGAGCAGGCGGCGCTCGACCGGGCGCAGGAGAGCCTGGCGGCGTCCGGCGTGGCCGCGGAGCGGGTCGACGAGTCCGATCTCTGGCACCACGCGCCCGCGGTGCGCTTCCAGACGCCCAGCGATGCGACGATCGAGCTGACGACGGGGGTCAACGTCGACCTGCCGATGGCGTGGAACGTCCGCCGGCCGCCCGTCGACCCCGCGCCGATCAGCCTGGACCACGTGATCCTGCGCGCGACCGACGTGGAGGCGTCCGTCGCGTTCGCGAGCGACGTCATGGGCCTCAAGGTGTCGGGCCGGATCGTCGCTCCCGACGGGGTCCCGTTCATCACCTTCTTCCGTTCCCACACGCTCTATCACTGCTATGGCG contains:
- a CDS encoding fumarylacetoacetate hydrolase family protein, which translates into the protein MGADTRPLWRLGTIEEHGEPVTVIELDGRLLRLEALDGAWPDGPRDVLGALRRWDEWEPALSAAVSASPAAAGSLALDAVTWLPPVLTPSKLICVGANYRDHLEEMDAKLTNTVPYAFLKPPSTMLGGGGELHVPAGATWIDWEAELMIVIGRRMRFARGPEALAGVAGYMMFNDVSNRDYMDSWQPVIGMDWLLHKGWDGFGPAGPLITPSRFVGDPQQLGIELTVNGQVKQSSSTSRMIFSVQAILEHLTSVLTLEPGDLISTGSPAGVGYGRTPRERLVPGDEVVVSIEGLGPSLVTHVVESEDSE
- a CDS encoding VOC family protein; amino-acid sequence: MAHLGIDRLHYIAMRTPDPEAAAHFAEEHMGLTLVQRDGAGRHYLAAHGLDRYSLVYTPGESGIDHVSYLVREQAALDRAQESLAASGVAAERVDESDLWHHAPAVRFQTPSDATIELTTGVNVDLPMAWNVRRPPVDPAPISLDHVILRATDVEASVAFASDVMGLKVSGRIVAPDGVPFITFFRSHTLYHCYGVAHSEYDGLNHLQFTLKNDPAVIAAHARVKETAGDQLIWGPLRHGCGQNVVFYFFDAAGNVIEYSAEEEVILNEDTYEVISWPIDENPRGVNEWSLEGPPASMR